Within Cyprinus carpio isolate SPL01 chromosome A11, ASM1834038v1, whole genome shotgun sequence, the genomic segment ttgttttctatgagtttgtggatatgctcggccctggcagttttttttagagcctgtctatagctggacatactgtttttccacgcaattctaaaaacttccaagttagtttttctccatttgcgctcaagactacgagtttctttctggagagcgtgggtattactgttgtaccatggcacagtacgttttttctctaacctttttcaatttgatgggggcaacagcttctaatgtattagagaagatagtgcccacattgccagtcattttgtctagttcatgtgtatttatgggtacacagagcagttgagataaatcaggcaggttatttgcgaatctgtctttggtggctggaacaatagttctgcccggacgataacgcgaagctatctagttattattattaatacgcagaatgcacgatacatggtcagtaacatcatcactttgaggtacgatatctatgtcagtaatatcgattccatgcgatataattaagtctagcgtatgattaaaacgataagtgggcccggtgacattttgctttactccaaaacagtttaataagttagtaaacgcaagtcctaatgcatcatttggtattatcaatatgaatgttaaaatctccgaaaattagcgctttatcagcggtaaccaacaggtctgagaggaaatctccaaattcttttaggaattctgtatatggccctggtggtctatacacagtagccagagaaaaagatacaatagatttcttttgcatatctgacagtgtaaaaTTAAgtataagtatttcaaatgatttaaacctgtatcctgttttctgggtaacactaagaatatcactatatattgttgcaacacctcccccacgaccagtctgacggggctcatgtttataacagtagtttgatggagtagactcatttagaccaatataatcatttggttttagccaggtttcagtcaagctatatcactgctatgctgatgacactcaactctacccctcattccatcctgatgatctgaaGATAGCTGTTCACATCTCAGCATGTCTagcagacatttcttgctggatgaaggactaTCACCTTCAGCTccaccttgccaagacagaactgcttgtggtttcagcaaacccatcacttcatcacaatttcaccatccagctaggtgcATCAACCATAGTTGTTATTGGAGTTCTGATTGATGATCTGAATTTCATTGATGAGCTtaatttctcagaccacattgctaaaactgcccggtcctgcagatttgctttatacaacattaagaagatcaggccctttctttcagaacatgcttcacaactccttgttcaagctcttgttctgtcaaggatggactattgcaatgctctcttggcagtaCTTCCATCAAACCTCTACAACTAATCCAGAATGTGGCTGCAAGATTAGTCTTCAACGAGCCGAAAAGAGTGCATGTCAAGCCTCTGTTCGTCAATTTCAACTGGCTaacaatagctgctcacataaaattcaagacttttattgtttgcatacaaaacaacCACTGGCTCTAGACCCCTTTACCTAAATCCACTACTTCAGACTTTtgtgccctccagaagcctgAATtcgacttgttttctttttattaaaaaaacactgactcTCTAAAACTagcgttctctattctttttctattctatctacttgttttctttttatttattatttaaaaaaatacttgctTCATATAGTGcattaggctaaccgagactaatcacagcacttacattttattgctcttttgttggtttgattgcttctattgtcctcatttgtaagtcgattTTGATAGATAAGCgtctgcttaatgactaaatgtaaatgtaaaatagatactccttgtttgtcatttgtttttgacCACACTGGACAAATTCCATTTGTAGTGGTTTAAAGGAATAATACACTCAACTAAGACTCAAAATACTTGCATGTGAAAGGTTATTTCTACTACATAAATTCTTCTAGTCAATATTGATTTCATGTTAAAACAGTCATTGTGTTCTCGCTGAGATGCAAATGAGTTTTTACACTCTTGAAACACCATCTCTCCTCTTTACTTTTCATCTTTTCTCTTGCCTTGTGGGAATTAACACCAAACAAATTGATTTTTAAAGACAGCTCACCTTATGGTTCAACCTCACATAAAAAGACAGTGAAGCAGATATCAGTAAATCTATATGATAACAGAGCTGCCAATCAAACGCTGCTACaaggattttgttttaaataatacaagAGCTTCTTTATAGAAATTGGCTGCCCTCTATGATACAATCTGAAACATTCAGTGTATTAATGAATAATTGCATTTGGTTGCCTTTTATTCTAATAGATGGTTGATAAAATACACGTGAAGCTTTAATGAGTTTCATTATGCAGGACTTACTGTTTGAATTGATGTTAATTCACGTAACTGCTGAATGCATGGAAAGGGGTCTTTTAGGTTCAGTAGACATTCTtagatttcatttaatataagtgCATAATGTATTTAAGTCAGTTTCAGCAGATTGTATTATATGCATCAGCATCACAAATGCCTTTTTATCTTTCTCCTGCATGTGATGAAAGTGTGGCCACCTGCTGCAATACTGATGAGGTTGTTAGTTAAGGTTCCAGTGGGGCTTTTATGAAAATACATCCGTGATAATTGCAGGAATACATGATTTAAGACCTTTAGCTTGAATCTTTTAGCTGCAGACCCAAATACCAAATGAGGAGTGTCTTTCTgaaattgctgctgctgtttagGCTATGCATTGTGGGATTTGGATGTTTTCCAGCCCTTGACAAACAGCATGGTCTGTTCTGACTGTGCAGACAAACCAATTACGGGTTTAGGATTCTCATTCAAATGGTCACTTTTGATAAACTGCAATATGTAATTGTTTTTGGTCTCTAGAGAGATTGGACTTTTTCATGTTGCCGCCACCAAATTGGATTGTCACAGTGAGTAGGTCGATGTCACCTCACATGTGCCTATCAGGACAAGACAAACAGTTCTGGATCAAACAGCACAGGTGAGAGCCAACAGACATGGACTTACttaacactgaaaacactggagaTTTAATCAGACTCCCACTCCTGctatcatatcatatcatgaaGTGTGTAAACTCATGTCATTGATGAACCACTGTGTTAGAAACAAGTTGAAGAAAACATCTTAACAGTCACTGAAAAACATAATGTGActgtaaaattgaaaatgtaatttcttacccctaaaatgaattttgaaataaattctgGAATAGGAaggttggaaaaaaaatatgtgtgtatatatatatatatatatatatatatatatatatatatatatatatatatatatatatatatatatatatatatatatatatatatatatatatatatacaacatccATATATCAAACACACTAACTTTATTCTGCCTCCTGAACTATTTTAGGACTCCATGAATGGGTTCACCACAATGAATTATTttgtatacatattattattattcctgctTTAAGTATGCTGGAGTGCCAGACAGCAGGGATCTGTCAAACTCAGCTGGGCTCATTAACATTATCCCTGGTCTACACACATGAATCCCTGCTGAATTTGCCTGCTGAATGTATTTCAGCCCTATGCTACttgtgaaaaaatattgaaataaagtgCCCAAAGGCAAGGAAAGCAATTATCAATtatcaattatatttaattatgtttaattatattaaaaataacgtATATATTTGAAACCCTGGGGATATCTGTGATGGATGAGCTGGCAGTGGTTTTGCTCTCCACTATATGATTATCAATATCCTAATTAGCTTCAATTTATTTTGGCCCTTTTAAACACAAGAAAGCATCGGGTTTTCCTGATGACCGCTAGCGAATCTGCAGGGTCAGTGACTCCAATATCCCGCCAGACAATAGTCAGCAAATACCAGAGCTCTCATGTAACTGATTCCAATAGAGGTGCAATGACCCAGCAAGGACGTTAAGTGAcagaggaagacagagagagcTTGAAAAAATGCAGCTTGTGAGGACAGAGCGAAAGAATGATAGCGTGAATGATTGCTGATTTGTAAGAAGTTTGGTCTGAGAAGGGCATTGTTTGAGCAGTGTGTTTTCCACAGGTGTTAATAAAGGCAGGAACGCTGTGTCTTTGCTCTTATGGTTTTGACAGTGGTGACAGATGTCTCGGAGAGGTGCTTCTTTCCTTGCCCTAATAAGAAACAGAAATAGATATGGATAAGACCTGGCCACCCACAGATCAAAAGTATGAcatatttttaacaaaagcaaTATCAGCTCAAAAACACACCTGCACTTCCCACAACGATGCTGCTTCAAAGTTCATTGTTATGAGTTCTTATGGCTTTGATATGATATCGATTTCCACTGGatctaattaaattacaaaattttatcTTGCTTCGTTTGTAGTATAAGTTCTCATACTGCTGTGCCATATAATAAAAAGCTCATAATGCACTGCGTAAgactcttttcttttccttttgaaTTTGAAGGTAGCAGCTGGAATATTACACTGACAATTGGTGGTTGCGATTTATTAGTCTTTTATAAAACactcatttatttttgctatacACCACTTCTGTTCTCATCTTACAAAATCCTCTTCAGGTTTCATCCTGAAagtacaattgtgaaaaaaaaacacaatgtccTGCCCAAATGAAACTCTTTATGTCTGCTCAGCTCAGCCCTTAAAAGGATagtaacccaaaaatgaaaattctgttatcatttattcatcctcaagttgttccaaacctgtacaagtgtttttcttctgctgaactcaagataatttgaagaatgttggtaaccaaacagtttctggtcccttATGACTTCTGTTATTTTTTCCATGCTGTGGAAGTCAATAGgtaccaacaactgtttggtggATTGGTTGTGCTCTGCATAttatatactgcagaaatagtaacaTGTAAGAGTGCTATTCCGAAACCTGTGTGAAATGATATGGTGATCCTTACATAGACAGACTTTGCCCTCTAGTGGCTCTTGACTCTCTTACAGGAATGAAGGTGGTTGCTTGCAATTAAAGAAATGCTGTGAAACTAATGTGGcttataaattacaaatttagTTGCTTGTTATTTAGCAtttgattttatccaaagtgaaggGACATGCAAAAAGAGAACAAGATTGTAATCAATATCTCTTAAATTCTGTGTAACTTCTCCTTGGGGTTGAAGCTGTTTTGTGTAATGCAGATCTATGACCTTTAGGCCACCAGCCATGGACAGTGGTAGTAATTTCTCATCAATTACTTCCACTGTCTATGACTTTATAACTGGAGTAAGATGATAATGTTCACATTTCGACATCAGGTGTCTTGTAAAATTGCAATGCTGTCCTTTTACTTTTCAAGAAGCTCATTATGTCTTTTAGCCCCTGTGAACCTGATCATAATGCAGTGTAATTTTAAAGACAGACACTCAGAGATGTTATTAGCTGAAAAAGATTCCATAACAGCTGTCATATTCATGCTTTCAGACAGCACTCAGCGCAGCATTATGCAAAAGTTCATCTGAGGTCTGCAGAGAACCTGTGAAATCGTAGACCACTGAGCAGAGGGGGAAAGAGTGCAGCTGACCGATGGGTTATGGCAGAAATGTATCACGGCTTCTTcaaaaatgtgaagcagcacaactgttttcagcattgataataataagaaatgtttattgagcagcaaattagagcagcatattagaatgatttctgaaggacactgaagactggagtattgatgctaaaatttcagctttgggtgacagaaataaaagacattttaaaatatataattagatacaaaacagttattttaaattacaatataacagtttttactgtatttttgagcaaataaatgcagccttggtaagactttcaaaaacattcaaaaatctcagCTATATCAAACTTCTGGCTGGCAGTGTATGTTTCAAGGATGTAATTTAGATTAGCATTTTTCATGTGTtatatagaaatgtttaaatctcCTTCTTCTagagtcccagagtctggagaaaCGAACAGCCAAAACCACACTCCATTTCCCCTTTTTATGTGATACAAAGAGTAATGCAGCACATCTCAGTGTGTACTTTCAGAGATTCTTTCTGACCTGCCCTGAGAAAGATGTCCTCGCTACATTATACTCTAAAAAGACACACTCTTCAATCTCATTTTCAGAGCCTGGAGACTTGCGGGTCATGATTCATTTCAGTATTATAAACCTTGTTCTCTGCTAAGGCACAAGTGTActctatttcttttctctttttgctCTGTATTATGGCACAAATCTATGCTAGACATCTGTATTTCAGAGCCAGAGGTTTCTCattcatttatctatttttgtcctttttttccaCTTCTTTATTCTGTTTTTGGCCACACTGTTTCACGAGAAGCAATCACGTTAATGGTGTAAAATGGCTTTGCTTTCACAAAGTGAGAGACCTTCatagatttattttcatgtttttttgttatttacttgAGGTCACTTAGAAGCCTTTTTGGGTAAGTACAACCTGCCACCAGTCAAATATATCACCTAGTCCAACATTTTGTCTGAGATTGTCCTTCTTTGAACCCATCAGGCTGACTTGCTATCATAGTCATTAAAACAATTTGtacatcaggtttttttttttttttggtttaatcacAGAAATTTGGCCCTGATTAGAATAAGCTACATTTTAGTTCTTCTTCTTAGGTTCATCCAGGATGTTTTTTAATAGCTGTGGTGATATTGACTTGAGGCAGGGAATTAAAAAACTTGTTGCTTTTTCATGCGGCCATAATGGCCTTTCCTGTACATGCTGTGTCCTTGGATACACCTGTTGTTCTAGAGGTCGCCGAAAGCAATTAGAAAGACATTTCGTTCATGCTATTTTAAGTTCATGCAAAACTGAAATTTAGCTCAGATTTTCTCCaacctcaggtcatccaagatgtagatgagtttgtttcttaataggaacagatttggagaaatttaacattacatcacttgctcaccaatggatcctctgcagtgaatgggtgccgtcagaatgagagtccaaacagctgataaaaacatcacaataatctacaagtaatccacattactccagtccagtccatcaataatAAAGAcgtttaatttgtaataaaacaatccatcaagatattttttaattattcataataatgctttttCCTATgaaatctgaatcaggagagaaaaatgcacagatcaagtatCGTTTACAGGCAAAAACAATTCTCAGctaatatgtcagtggattttaatgtgacAGTGCAGCAGGGGATGGAggtttcactggaggaagcattattaaagattattattttggGCAGAAGCaagagtttaaagttaaaaacgtcataatgatgaatttgtttcttacaaacgtgtagcttttcccttcacaagatgttaattgatggactggagttgtgtggcaattatttgtggattattgtgataaattaaacaacaaatttaaaactcattctgacggcacccattcactgcagaggattgaTTGATGAGGTGgtgatgagtacattttcagcaaattttcatgtttaggtgaactgttattttaaaagttaaacttttttcaAATCTGGGAATAATTATTGGAAAAGACATTTCCTTCTTATTCCCTATAATATTGTAAGTAAAAAATCCAAAAAGCTTTGGCAAAGGGGTTGTCAGTCTTTTCAGACCCACCGATCTACTTTGCAATTGTATTTTCAATTactaaatgtaatgataaatctgtataattaatttaattaataacatcAAAAGAATCAGACAGAGAATATGGAGAAACACCAAAGTCATAGATTCTGTTAGcaggattctgtttttttttttaagaaataagaatttcctgttttatgtatCTCCAGGGGTCTGTGTACCTTTTTGAAAACTTTGAATTTGGCAGAGAGCAAAACCTTATGGTGTTTGTCTGTCTACCTTTAAATGACATCAAGAGTTATTCTGTGAAGCTTTAAAGCTTTACATGAAACCTCCTCATGTGTTTCAGTTTTAGAAACTACTGCAGTCTGAGCACTTCAAAGAACAGTAGTGGTTGAGTTTAGTCTCGTCACATAAAAAGCCCGCTAATTGCCAAATAACATTCAGGCTGTACTTCATGCAAATCCCTTTTATGATGTAAACTTTATATCCTGCTGTGCACTTGTcgcaaaaaacatataaaacataatccATCTAGCTTATGTTTTACTTTAATTGTAAAAGGATGAGGTGATTTTGCTTTCCAACTATACattgtaagtcatttataaaataGTGCCATTCCATGTCTTCCtcattatgtataaaaaaattcttGCCTTGTGTTTTGATGAAAACAATACATGTTGAGCATAGCATTGTGTCTTTTTTCCTATTTAGTTGTGTAATGTACATAATGTATTTACAAAAAGACttaaaatgttccatttgttaacatttgtaaattagttaacattaactatgaacaataaagtaacaaatatattgttgattgtcagttaatgttaattattgcATTAAGTTACCATGACCTTTTCCCtttgtagaaagaaagaaagaaagaaagaaagaaagaaagaaaaaaaaaactgtcataatGACATTGACTTGCTTTccacataaaacattaaaattgtatgAACCTTTATGCAATTTATATGCAGTTTATTAAcacttaaacattatttaatgatagGATTCGTAAAAATcgtacaaaataaatgaataaatatgaatgaaaaatgaaaaagacgCACGTTTCATAAGAAGTATCCCGTGCGTAATGGCACGATTTGGCACGCGCAGCAGGTGTTCAGCTCTTAATGGCCCTGGTGGAAAATAACATGTTGTAAAATCTGTAATAGTGATGGAGTCCATAATCAGACCAcatgatttattatattacagtggTAGATCAAAACACGTAGGACTGCTATATTGGGGACATTCTGAACAAACCACGTCTCGCAGTCAGCAGACTGATGCGCGATGGGGACTTCGCATTTACTGTGGTGAATTCAGAGCGCGCGCATCACAGCCTGCTCTTTCACTCTGTGGAGCTCAGTCAGTGTCCGTGGATTTTCCCAACAGCCGTTATTTACGCCGGGTGAGCGAATGAACCTGGACCGCTGAGATTCCTTTGGTTAGTTGATTACGGtaagtaaaactgaaaatattatttatttatttatttatttggaaagaaGAGATTCACAAACATGAAGCATTATTGATGTTATGTGTGGCTACGATTTAAGAAGTTGTGAGTTCATATTCTGGAAATCATTGTCAATAGAAATCTGAACTCAAGACCTGTTTATAATATAGGATATGaagatttaaattatttagcAAGAATGAAACACAGATTACTTAACTTTTTGGAAATCTTTGGAGTAACACCGttgattttatataatttgattaaCTATAtagtagaagaaaaaaatatttttatttcttaacatATTGTACATATGAGAACCACTTATAATATTAGAAtaaattttgtatatttcatCCAGATTAACAAATATTCATCCATATTTAAATTCATCCAGattaactgtctgtctgtctgtctgtctgtctgtctgtctgtctgtctgtctgtctgtctgtctgtctgtctgtctgtctgtctgtctgtctgtctgtctgtctgtctgtctgtctgtctgtctgtctgtctgtctgtctgtctgtctgtctgtctggggaattggggaagttgtggcctagtggtaagagagtttaattactaaccctaaggttgtgggtttgagtctcgggccggtaataccacgactgaggtgcccttgagcaaggcaccgaacgcccaactgctccccgggtgccgcagcataaatggctgcccactgctccgggtgtgtgttcacggtgtgtgtgtgttcactgctgtgtgtgtgtgtgtgtgtgtgtgtgtgtgtgtgtgtgtgtgtgttcactgctgtgtttgccactttggatgggttaaatgcagagcacgaattctgagtatgggtcaccgtacttggctgtatgtcacatcactatctatccatctgtctgtctatctatttgtctgtcagggtatatacacaaaaaaaattagtgtagaaaccattttcactcagaaattaatataaaataaattgattgataGACTGTTTCTTTACTGTAAATGACGACAGTCTACAGTTTTACCTTGTAGTTTTGTTGAACATAAATGATATCACTAATATTTAGTTTGTTTGCAGTGCATAGTGCCGATCATGCTTCACAGTGGGTCAGCTGATGCTGGATGTGTGGTGTCGAGTGATGTGTGTAATGGGAGCTGTACCAAAAAGGAAGTGTCTGTGACCTCGACTGCCATCTCAATGACAGTGGGGATCATTTCCAACACTCTGGCCCTCTTCATCTTGATCAAAGCCTACCACAGATTTAGATTCAAGTCTAAAGCAGCCTTTCTCCTGTTTGCCAGTGGTCTGGTGGTGACTGACTTCTTGGGACACCTAATCAATGGCTCTCTGGCGCTCTACGTTTATGCCTCACAGAAAGACTGGGAAACATTCGACCCTCACAAGTCTCTGTGTGACTTTTTTGGAGTTTGTATGGTTTTCTTCGGCTTGACCCCTCTGCTGCTTGGGAGCTTGATGGCGGTGGAGCGCTGTATCGGAGTGACCCATCCTCTCTTTCACACCACGGCACTGGGGTCCCATCACGTCAAGAGGCTGTTGGGTTTGACATGGCTGCTGGGTCTGCTGGTGGCCCTGCTGCCCCTCCTGCTTCAGCGGTCCTACCAGGTGCAGCATTCGCGAAGCTGGTGCTTCTTCAGGCTGCAGGGGCTGCGTGACTGGGTGGACATGCTTCTGCCGATACTGTTCTGTATGCTGGGTTTGCTGTCTCTCGTCGTCTCGCTGGTGTGCAATACTGTGACTTTTCTCACTCTCCTGCGGAGCAGGGTACAACTTGACCGAGATTATCATCGCCATAGCCGTAACACATCACACCATTCTGAAATGGTCTGCCAGCTTTTGGCAATCATGCTGGTTTCCTGTGTGTGCTGGGGGCCAATTTTGGTAAGAAAATACTTCTTAATggtaaaattaattaatggtaaaatggtaaaattaattgataattaaaacaattaataaatttaagccattaatttgaatttacaaatgtaagaatacaagtaagtgtgtgtgtgtgtgtataattataatttattcactacaaattaaattataaatgtaaaaatataaataaat encodes:
- the ptgfr gene encoding prostaglandin F2-alpha receptor, with product MLHSGSADAGCVVSSDVCNGSCTKKEVSVTSTAISMTVGIISNTLALFILIKAYHRFRFKSKAAFLLFASGLVVTDFLGHLINGSLALYVYASQKDWETFDPHKSLCDFFGVCMVFFGLTPLLLGSLMAVERCIGVTHPLFHTTALGSHHVKRLLGLTWLLGLLVALLPLLLQRSYQVQHSRSWCFFRLQGLRDWVDMLLPILFCMLGLLSLVVSLVCNTVTFLTLLRSRVQLDRDYHRHSRNTSHHSEMVCQLLAIMLVSCVCWGPILITGIIFSLQDHGEDQTSYTHMLLVVRMATWNQILDPWVYILLRKAVLKRLFQVALRLCSPHLTFRFQWQGSTLGSSRMEASSSVISRPDFICLQGPFLPDTAIQSCSSPPLTADERPPFTDI